The following is a genomic window from Acidobacteriota bacterium.
TCGTGCGGTGGCGACGAGAGACCGGCGGACGCCTCTCCGCAGCGTCCCGAGCGGTCCGGTCACCGGGACTCCCCCTCGAGCACCACCACCGCCGCCGCCACGCCGCGGCCGTGGGTGAGCGACACGTGCGCCCTCGTCACGCCGAGGGCGGCCGCGACCTCCGCCGCGCGCCCGTGCAGTTCGAGGGCCGGCGCCCCCGTCCGGCCGCGCGCGATCTCCACGTCGCGCCAGGCGATGCCCCCCGAAAGACCGGTCCCGAGGGCCTTGAGCGCCGCCTCCTTCGCGGCGAAGCGGGCGGCCACGTGGGGCGCCGGGAAGCGGTGCCGGCGGCAGTAGTCGCGCTCCCGGTCGGTGAGGATCCGCCGCTCGAAGCGCTCGCCGTGCCGCGCCATCGCCTCCTCCACACGGCCGATCTCGGTGACGTCGATGCCGATCCCGAGGATCACGGCGCTCCTCCAGCCCGGCGGGGCGGCGGGAAGGATACACCGCCGCGGGCCGAAGCCGTAACGGCTTTGGTTTCAGTACTTTGCCATCAGAAGCGCGTCCGGAAGGACCGTCCCGCGTGGTATGATCCCGCCGGCGGGACCGGCCCCGGCGCCGGGCCGGAGGGGACGCGATGCCGCGCGTAGGCTGGGACACCTACTTCGACCGGATGGGGCCGCAAGGGGTGCGCCTGGTGGCCGCCAGCCTGCTCTCCCCCCACGACTACGCCCGCCTCACCGGAGAATCCGGAACCGAACTCTCCCCCGCGGCGAGGGGGCAGCGGATCGCCGAGCTCCTCGCGGAGGACCCGGCGCGGGGCGAGGCTTTCCTCGCGGCGCTGGACGAGCGCGTCGGGACGGAGGACCACCCGCTCGATCCGCGCGCCGTGCGCGCCGCCCTGTCGAAGGCGCTGAGGGCGCCCGATGCCGGCGACGCGCTCTTCCTCCACCGCCTGGCGCGCGCTCCGAAGCCGCTCCTCGCGCCCGAGGAGCTGCGCGCCGCGGCCGAGATCGTCGCCCCGGTGGTGCTGGGCGAGGATCCGGGCTCGCGACCGAAGAACCTGGCGAAGCTGGCCTCCGAGCGGGCGGGGTTGCGCGAGCTGGAGCGGGAGCGGCGGGAGCTCGAGGAGCGCGTCCGCCGGCTCGAAGCGCAGCTCGCCCGGACGCTCGAGCACGCCGCACAGCTCGAGGAAAAGCTCTCGCGGCGGACGCAGGAGCTGCACGATCTGCGGCAGCGCGACCGGGAGGCGCGGGAGGAGCGCCAGAGGCTGGAGCGCGAGCTGGGACGCCTGCGCCGGCGGATCGACGAACTCAACGAGCGGCGGGCGCGCGAGCGCACCGGCGAGATCACGACCGCCCTCCGGCGGCTGACCACCGAACAGCGGCGGGCGACCGCGCAGCTCGAGAAGCTGCGGGCGACCGACAAGGAGCGCCGCGAAGCGCTCCGCTCCCACGAGCGGCGCCTCGAACGGCTGGCGGACCTCGTGGAGAAGCTCGTCGCGCTGCACGAGGCCGACTCGCGAAGCGTGGCTGCCGCGCAGGCGGCGATCATGGAGCAGCTCGCCGAACTCCGCGACGGCTCCCGCCCCGGGCCGGAAGAGAGCGGGCCGCCGGCCGGGCGGCGCGAGGACAAACCACGGGTCGGCGTCTTCGTCGACGTGCAGAACATGTTCTACGGGGCGCGCGAGAAGAACGCGCGGCTCGACTTCGAGGCTCTGCTCGAGGCCGCCACCGCCGGCCGGCGGCTCGTTCGCGCCGTCGCCTACCTCGTCGAGGCACC
Proteins encoded in this region:
- a CDS encoding holo-ACP synthase encodes the protein MILGIGIDVTEIGRVEEAMARHGERFERRILTDRERDYCRRHRFPAPHVAARFAAKEAALKALGTGLSGGIAWRDVEIARGRTGAPALELHGRAAEVAAALGVTRAHVSLTHGRGVAAAVVVLEGESR